The stretch of DNA AAAGCCCTGCATTGTCATGTAGGGCTTTGATGTCTTAAAGTGGGTCAGAATCAGTGTTTGAAGAGATTCACTTGATCGTTAAGATGCATCGCTATCTGACGCAGTTCTTCGGATAGAGTCCGTGAACTGCGAGCTTCGGTCGTCAGGTGATTTGAAATATCGCTCACTTGCTGAATATTGATGCTCACTTCTTCGGTCACAGTGCGTTGCTCTGACGCGGCATTAGAAATGTGAGAAGCCATTTGTGAGATTTGTTCGATTGATGCGGCGATATTTTCCAAAGCTTCAGTTGCATGGTTTGCATCATCGACCGACGACGAGGCTAAATCTTGGCAACGATTCATTGATTCAACCGCACCTAGGCTATTTTTCTGCAGAATTTCAATCATCTCACGAATTTCTACGGTAGAGCTATGTGTTCGTTTAGATAGCACACGTACTTCATCGGCTACCACGGCAAAACCGCGGCCTTGTTCACCAGCACGCGCCGCTTCAATCGCCGCGTTTAACGCCAATAGGTTAGTTTGTTCGGCAATATCACTGATGGTCGAAAGGATAGCGTTAATATTTTGCGCGTTGCCCTCCAGTTGCTGAATGACATTTGAGGAACTTTCCAGTTGCGCGGCAAGGTGAGTAATTGATTCGTGATTGCGGCGAATAACACTCTTGCCATGTACGCAGTGTTTGGTGGAATCAATCGCTGAATCTGCCGTTTGTTTGGCGTTACTCGCGACTTCTTCAGCCGCCGCTGACATTTCATGAACGGCTGTTGCAATAAGTGACACTTCGCTTAACTGGGTGGCGAGTGAATCGCTAAGCTCGACGTTGAGTCTCGTGCTAATTTCAGACTGGCTATCCAGTTGTTTAGACGAGGAAGAAATGTCCTGAACGATTTCTTGCAGTTTAGCGATAAATGCATTGACGTGAAGAGCGAGATTGCCGATTTCATCATTACTATCAATTTTGATGCGCTTTGTGAGGTCACCGTGACCTTCAGCTAAGTCTTTCATCGATATGCTGAGTGCGTTAAGCGGCGCGAGAGCTCGTTTAATAATAAGCAAAGTGATAACCGCAATTACGATAAGCTGCATGAAACCCATGCCAATAAGCTGTCCAAGCAAACTCTCTTGATCTTTAAAAGCATGTTCCTGATCAATAACCAACGTGTAGTACCAGTCGGTATTCGGTACACGCTTGGCGCTAAGGAATACCTTTTTGTTTGCAATGGTAGTTTCGGCTAAACGTTGATCCGCTGCGATAGCGGTAATTTCGGTCGCAGTTAGGCCACTTGATACAGTTGAAATTGGTTTAAGAATCAGTTGATGGTTTGAATGGGCAACGATATTGCCTTTACTGTTAACAATAAAAGCTTGTACGCCTTCAGTATTGAGTTCGACGACATCTTTTACAAGATCTTGAATATTTACGTCTGCCGCTAATACCCCTTTTACAGCGCCTTGAGTGAACGGTTTAGCAATCGTCATCACTAAGTGGCCTTCTTGAGCATCAATATAAGGCTCAGTGATAAATGTATTTTGGGCATTCACAGTATCTTGGTACCACGCGCGTTGTCTTGGGTCAAAACCTTCTGGTAGCCCGATATCGACACCCATAATCATTTGACCGTCGCTAAGCCCAGCATAGGCCAAGCGAAAATCACCCGCTTTAGAGGCGGTAGCTAAATAGGCTTTAGCTTGACTCGGATCGATAAATGCGTCGGAGCTGGAATTAATCACGTTGATTTTTGATGTTATCCACTGATCCATACTCAATACACTGCCATTAAGTAGCGTGGTTGAGTACTGCTCGGTTGTGCGCGAGGTCTCGGCAAAAATTTGTGTACTGGTAATGTATATTTGTGCCCCTGTCATAATAAAAATTGCAGACATAAAGGCCAAAGTAAGTTTGGTTTTAATCGATAATGCTGACATAAAAAACTCAAATACGGCTAGAATTTAGGCGAGAATATCAGAGCGAATTTATTCAAGTTAATTACATTTCTCACAAATAAGACATTAATCCCATTAATTCTGGCTTTTACAAAATCCAGCAAAGACATAGAGTTAACGCTGCTTAATCGTGTGTTATGGTATTGTATATACAAGTAGCCTGAATGTACTTTATCGACACGAATTAGTTAAATTCTACAAGTCGCTTCATTTGAGCGTAAATACAAAGTTTGGGATGGATGGAAAGATAAAAATAAAGGGCGTAAACGCCGCCCTTAATCTGAATTTCAATTTGTTTTGAGAGATTAGAACTGAAAGCGCACCGACATTGCGATTTGAGGACCATATATTCCGTTATTGCGAGTTTCAGCAGATAGAGAAAGCTGTTGCGTAGAATGAAAACGAACGCCCGCATGGAATACAGAACTTTCATCGAGTCGACCTACACGACCTGTTACCTCAAATCTATCGGCTAGCCACATACGGATACCAATATTGAATTCTGGCAAAGTTTCACTGTCTGAGTTATTTGGGTAGTCAATGTAGTGAAGTAATGCTTGGCCGTAGACGTCAGCGAATTGGTTAATCGGGCCATTAAAACCCACGCCGACTGCCGCATCTGCGTCACTTTCGAATTGGCTATCAACACGAGCAATTAGGTGGACGTTTTCCATTGCTAATACACTGAATTCTGCGCCTGAAATGCGCGGATCAACAGCGGTGCGAAATTCTAGGAAGTTATAACTGAAGTTATTAGCGAATGCGGACGGAGCAAGCAATGAACTTGCAAGTGTGAACAAAAGGGCATGTTTTTTCAAAAGGATTCTCCAACAGTTCGCAAAGCATGCAAAAGGCCTACAAACGGTAGGCCAGATGTTGATATATTAACGGTAAATTATTGAATTTATAGCACTTGAATGCGATCTACCTCAATCTCAGGAGTGTTGCCGCCTTCAAATTCACCAAATAGACGAACTTGGGTATTTGCATCAAGAGGCTGTGCCAATACGATGTCATCATCAAGCTCAACCTGAACTTGGGCTTTACCATCGGTAAAGATGAAAGTGTCGTGATCAAGTTGCTGTACTAGTTTGCCTTCAACAACCACTTTTTGCTCAGTAAACATTGAGCTGTCGTTGATCACTTGAGTCAGATCAGACAGCTTTACAGGGCCTGAGTATTGAACGCCTGCGTTTTTATCTTGGTGGTTACCGCCAGCAAAAGCCAAAGTTGGAGTTACGATCATCGCAAGAATAAGGGCTGCTTTTTTCATTTTGTTTTCCTTTTTTAAGTATTGAGCGTCTGTCGCTCATTTGATGGTGCTATTAAACGCCATCCGAGCTGAATCAATACTGATTTAATGATTCATTTTGCGTTCATCTTTTATTAGAAATAAACCCTAAAGCCGATATCATTCTTTGCATAAATTCATATATCTATCTATTTGAAATGCATTCACCATTTAGAGCGCTGATGGTACAAGGTACCACTTCTGATGCTGGCAAAAGCGTATTGGTTGCCGGGTTATGTCGAGTTCTGGCACGAAAGGGCATTAAAGTTGCCCCATTTAAGCCGCAAAACATGGCGCTAAATAGTGCTGTAACACAAGATGGTGGTGAGATTGGTCGAGCTCAGGCCGTACAGGCAGCGGCGTGTAACATAGAACCAACGGTTCACATGAATCCAGTTCTACTTAAGCCCAATTCAGATACTGGCGCACAAGTGATTTTGCAAGGCAAAGCGCTGACCAATATGGAAGCCACTGGTTACCATGACTATAAATTGGTTGCCATGAACACGGTTATCGATTCATTCGAGCGTTTACAGCAAGACTACGAATCAATCATGATTGAAGGTGCTGGTAGCCCTGCTGAAATTAACTTGCGAGCAAACGATATTGCGAACATGGGGTTTGCTGAAAAGGCGGATGTCCCGGTCATTATCGTTGCGGATATCGATAGAGGCGGGGTCTTTGCTCATCTTTATGGCACTTTAGAACTTCTTTCAGAAAGTGAGCAAGCACGCGTTAAAGGCTTTGTTATTAATCGCTTTCGAGGTGACATCGCACTGCTGCAATCGGGTTTAGATTGGTTAGAAGAAAAAACCGGTAAACCAGTCATTGGCGTACTGCCATATTTGCATGGCTTTGACCTTGAAGCGGAAGATGCTATTGATAGCCAACAGCAGCTTTCAAATGAAGCGCGTCTTGTGGTGAAGGTGCCTGTATTTACGCGTATCAGCAACCACACTGATTTTGATGTAATGCGTCAAAACCCTGATATTGAACTCAAGTACGTCGGCAAAGGCGAAAGTTTAGCGGGCGCAGACGTAATCATTTTACCCGGTTCAAAATCAACTCGTGCCGATCTTGATTATCTTCGTAGCCAAGGGTGGGACAAAGAGATTGCTCGACACCTTCGTTTTGGTGGCAAAGTAATGGGAATTTGCGGTGGTTACCAAATGCTTGGGAATCTAATAGATGATCCTGAGGGTATTGAAGGTCCATCAGGCAGTTCAAACGGGCTTGGTTACTTAAATCTAACGACTCGCATGACCAATGATAAAACACTGACCCGTGTGCAAGGTACGCTAAACTTATGCGGTAAACAGGCTACTGTAAAAGGTTACGAGATTCATGCGGGTGTGAGTGAGATTCAGGGTGAATCAATTATCACATTAGAAAATGGTCAGTTGGACGGCTTAGTGAGTGATTGTGGTCAAATCCTCGGTACTTATTTGCATGGTGTCTTTGATGATCCTGCAGCGTTTTCGCTGTTTTGTCATTGGATGGGTGCCGACAATATTGCTAAAGTCGACCATCATGCAAACCAAGAGCGTGCAATCAACCGTATCGCAGATGCGATTGAAGAGCACTTAAACTTAGAATTACTTTGGCCTGAATTAGGCGCGCGCAATTAATGTATAAAAACAAGATTTTCCTATTTATCGCACTATTGATGTGTTTTCGTGTTTCCACTGTCTTTGCTGCAGATGTTGCGGCGACTGAAAAGGACACGGTTCGCATTTATGCCGCATCCTCTTTAACCAATGTACTCAATGCGTTGATTACGAAATACCAAACAATGCATTCGGTCAACATTGTGCCAATTTACGCGGGGTCTTCGTCATTGGCGCGTCAAATCGAGCAAGGCGCTCCTGCTGATTTGTTTATTTCTGCCAACGAATTATGGGTGAAACACCTTGAAGATCGCGGGGTAGTCAACAGTGATGATGTACATGACTTTACAGCAAATCATCTCGTTGTGATTGCGCCAGATTCGAGTGCAGTTTCTCTTGAGGCGACGAATACGGCATCTTGGTTGCAGATTTTGGGTAGTAGTCGATTAGCGCTAGGCCAACCAAACGCCGTGCCTGCGGGGATTTACGCAAAACAATCACTGGAAGCTCTTAACCTTTGGTCATCACTGCGTAGCCACCTAGCACCGACAAACAATGTGCGCAATGTACTAACGCTTGTTGAGCGGGGTGAGGCTCCATTAGGTATTGTTTATCTGTCAGATGCGAAAATCTCAAATAAAGTAAAAATTGTACATACTTTCGCGGATTCGACGCATGAACCTATTCGATACCCATTAGTTCAGATAACTCAGTCGCCAGGCGTTCTATCATTTATGCAATATATTTTAAGTGATGAAGCGAAAGTGATACTGCAAGAGTTTGGATTTAACTAGAGGTTGGCACTTGTTATCTGAATACGAATATCAAGCACTCATTCTAAGCCTTAAGGTTTCGTTTTATGCCATTATATGGTTGATTCCTATCGGCGTTTTTCTTGCTTGGTTGCTGGCGAAAAAACAGTTTGTCGGCAAATCTCTCATCGATAGTCTGATTCACTTGCCTTTGGTGTTACCGCCAGTCGTGATTGGCTACCTTTTGTTGGTGTTAATGGGAAGGCAAGGTGTGATAGGCAACTGGCTATATCAAACCTTTGGTATTTCGTTTGCATTCAATTGGAAAGGCGCGGTGCTAGCGAGTATCGTCGTCGCATTACCGTTGATGGTGCGTGCAGTGCGTCTTAGTTTTGAGAGTGTGGATAGCAAGCTAGAACAAGCCGCACGTACGTTAGGGGCGTCGCCGCTTAAAGTGTTTTTTACTATCACCTTACCATTGACGCTACCTGGCATTATTACCGGTACAATGCTGGCATTTGCACGCAGTTTGGGAGAATTTGGCGCGACGATCAGCTTTGTCTCGAATATTCCCGGTGAAACTCAAACCATTCCTTTGGCGATGTACACTTTTATTGAAACACCCGGTGCTGAAATAGAAGCGATGCGTTTGTGTATTATCTCGATTGCCATTGCACTTGCCTCACTATTAATATCTGAATGGCTTTCTCGCCAATGTGCTCGCCGTTTAGGAGGTAAGCGATGAGTAAATTGGCAATTGAGTTTAATCAGAAACTCGGTGATACCGAATTTGATATCAACGTTGAACTGCCAGCACGAGGGATTACCGCAGTGTTTGGCCGTTCGGGAGCGGGCAAAACAACATTGATCAATGCGGTTGCGGGATTGATCCCACTTAACTCCGGCAGGATCGAAGTTAATGATCGTTTACTCTATTGTCATCAAACCGGTGTGAATGTGCCGACCAGAGTGCGACGTGTTGGTTATGTCTTTCAAGAGTCTCGCTTGTTTCCGCACTATCGAGTAAAAGGCAATTTGTCCTACGGTACTCGCGAGTATGATGAAGAATACTTCAATCAGATCGTTGAACTGTTAGCGATAAGTGACTTACTGCAACGTTATCCATCGGAACTTTCCGGGGGAGAAAAGCAACGTGTCGCGATTGGTCGAGCGTTATTATCTAAGCCAGATATTCTGTTAATGGATGAACCACTAGCATCACTCGATTTACCGCGAAAAAGGGAAGTACTGCCGTTTCTTGAGCACCTCGCCAACACGGTAAATATTCCAATCATTTATGTTACCCATAGCTTGAATGAAATTATTCGCCTTGCCGAGCATTTGGTTGTGGTGGATAAAGGCAGGTCATCACCACTGGACCAGTCGAACAAGTTTGGGCCTCAAAAGCGATGCGGCCATGGCAGTCATTTGCGGATCAAAGTTCGCTATTTGAAGCGAAGTTAGTTGAACAAATAGAACAATACGCACTGTCGGGTCTGGAATTGGCGGACGGGGTTATGCTTTGGGTGCAAAAAGTTGAAGCCGAATTAGATAGCAAAGTGCGCTTACAAGTTCGAGCCAATGACGTATCGATTAACTTAGACAAACCTGAACGGAGTTCGATTCGTAACGTTTTGCATGCTGAAATTCAAGAATTAGAAACGCAAAATTTTGGTACCCATCGACAAAGTGTTTCAGTAAAACTCAAGTTAGCACCAAAGTGCTATCTGTGGGCGACGATCACGGCTTGGGCAAAAGATGAATTAGGCTTAGAAGTTGGTATGAAAGTTTACGCTCAGATCAAAGGTGTGAGTGTGACTCAACGGGATATTGCGTTGTCACATTAAAATGGAAAAGATTAAAAAAGCCGCTTTACGCGGCTTTTTTTGTACTTACTTAGCGAAAACGTCAGTAAAGTCACGCTTAAGGATTGGATCACGGCGCGCTTTTTTAAGCTGCTTAACCATGTCTTTCACGCAGTTGTGTAAAACTTGGTCAAGAAGTGATGCGCGGTAGTTATCTTTATCTTCGTCAGTCATGTCTTTTGGTAGGTTCAGAGTTGGGAACTCTTCCATTACATTAAGACCTGCGAACGCTTGGCTAACAGAAACAAGTGCATGAAACTGTTCGAAGTTATCTAAAATGTTTTGTGCACTTTTTGGTAGCTCGTTCCATGATTCGCGTACTGCTTCTTCAGACACTTCATGAATTGAGGTTACCATTTCGTACATCGCTTCTGGCACGCCATCGAACTCGATTACTTGACGAAGTTCAGCTGATACCGTTGCCAAATCGACAGTTTTTTTCTCACTTGGAGTCACGTCAGACATAGTCTTTTCTCTTTACGTTGTTTAAGCCGCGATATGCTAGTTTTTCTGTAATAAATGTCAACCTTAGTGGAGGAAATCAATTACCTGAAGTATGCTTATTTTAAATCGCTGATTTAGCAAGCAGTTTATAGTATAGGACGACTTATGAAAATATTGCTGGTGGATGATGTTCAAATGGAACGGATGCAACTTGCGATTCGACTCAAGCAGTTAGGCCATGTCGTAGAAATGGCTGAATCTGGCCCAGATGCGTTAGCACTTTATCCTGAGTTTCAACCAGATTTAGTACTACTTGATATTACCATGCCAGAGATGGACGGTTTTGAAGTATCAAGCAAGATTCGTGAGCTTTATCCCGAGTGGATTCCTATCATCTTTTTGAGTGGTCATGACGCACCGGAAATTATCGCAAACGCGATCGAATCTGGTGGCGATGACTATTTGATTAAACCGGTCGATAAACTGGTATTACGTGCGAAACTTACGGCCATGCAGCGTATTGCGTTTATGCGAAACCAGCTCAACAAAAAAACGGCAGATTTGGCTCGCGTGAATCAGGAACTTGAAAAACTGGCTAGCGAGGATGGATTAACGAAAGTGAATAATCGACGTAACGTCGATAAAAAACTAAAAGAGATGATCTCCGTCTATGGTCGACACGGTGTACCGATGAGCGTGATTTTACTCGATGTTGACTTCTTCAAACTTTACAACGACAACTATGGCCACATAGAAGGGGATCAGTGCTTAATCCAAATTGCGGCGACCTTAAAAGAGTTGTTTGCACGTAATGGCGAGGTTGTCGGTCGTTATGGCGGTGAGGAGTTTGTGATTATTCTTGGTCATAGCGACGCATATCAAGCCGAATTGCATGCTCAAAGGGTGAAAGAAGCGATACTGGCACAAGCCATTTCTCATGAGCATAGTAAGGTTGCGAATGTTGTTACCGTGTCACAAGGTGTAGTGACCATTCAACCATCCGGTAGGGAAACACCGGACCAGTTTTACCATATGGCTGACAGAGCCTTATATCAGGCGAAACATAGTGGTAGAAACTGTTATGCGCTGTATGAACCGTCAATGGAACAGCAAGATATCCAAGAATAACGAATAAGTAGTTAAAGTAAGTTACGCGGCTGCAACGACCTGATTGCGGCCGTTTTGTTTTGCTTTATACAAAGCTTGGTCTGCTGCCTTTAGTACCACGTCCGTATCGCGCTCTTCATAACTGTCTGCAACACCAATACTAATGGTGAGATTGACCGTATTGGATTTTTTGCCCTTACCGCGTTTTTTACTGCCTTCTTTGTTGTCGCTAGGGCGCGAGTCCATATTTCGCACAATGAGATCATAACTTTCGATATTCTGACGAAGCTCTTCTAAATAGTCCCAAGCTTCATCGGCGTATTTACCTTTAAACAGTACCGTAAATTCTTCACCGCCATAGCGATAAACTCGAGCATTCCCACCAACTTCTCGTAATTTGCTGGCAACCAATTTCAATACGTCATCGCCCGTATCGTGGCCGTATGTATCATTGAATGATTTGAAATGGTCGATATCGAGCATGGCTAATGAATATTTGCGGCCTAGATGTTTGAGATCGGATTCGAGTGCCAGTCGTCCGGGAATAAGGGTTAAGCGATCGTTAAACGCCAATTCGTAGCTAGCAGAGAGCAACGAAACCAACAGCAAAATACCTGCGAGACTAAAGAGTACGCTCGAGACATAACTGACATGGAAAAAAATGAAAGTTGCCGCAGCGACGAGTACTGACGAATAAACTGCTGCATCGACTATGCGGTTGTACTTAAGCACGATAATTGCGCAAAGGAGTACGATACCCGCGAGATAGAGAACCAAAACAAAAGGCAGTTTCGAAACCTCAGGGACAACGTGCAAAATAGGGTACTGATACTGATCAAAGTTGGTTTCGATGGCGTAGTTGAGCGTTAACTGGCTCCAAACTAACATAAGTAGCAATATCGCGATATAACCGATAAAACTCGCGCTACGGATTGTGCTGTCTTTAAACATATAGATCGCTAAGCATGCACCAGGTAATGCGAAAGCAAGTAACGAAAGATCGAGGATAGTCGTGCCCGTCGATAAGGGGGTCTGCAAGTAATGTTGAATAATCCAATAGGCGATAAACATTGCGCAGCTGATCATTGAACAACGGCTTTGTTTGAAAATATGACCGAGTAGAATACAAACGCCGAATAAGATGTAAGGGAAATGCAAGGTGACGCTTTGATTAGCATGAACAAGCATCACAACATTATCCATACCAAGGGCAATGATAACTAACAATACAACTGGAAACAGAAATCGAAACCAACTTGATGTAACCATTGATAATGACATTACTTAACGTTTCCTTGGGTTTCCTGCTACGACTCGACTACAAAGGATAACGACATAAAATCATTTTCCAAGTGTTTTGCATTTCATTGGTCGAAAAATGCGTCATACCATAAACATTCATCAACGCTTTGTTTTTAAATGGAGACGGTTTTAAGAAATTGAGATATAGAGCATTTATGTTTTCCGTTTTCTGTATTAATACTTAATATGCTCAAGTGAATTCTGCTGAACTAAGCATCTTGTGGTTACCAGAGCATTGAGTGATACCCAACCGAAAGAGAGGAAAGCAATGCAAATCAGCGAAGATGTACATAACTATATGGAAAACCTAGTTGGTCAAGTATTAGCTCGACCAGAGTATACAGAGCAATTCGACAATGACCAGTTGGCTGATTTGGCCTGTTTAGCATTAAGCCAGTTAAGACCTGTTTATATTCGTCATGACATCGACTTCCTTTCAACCCTCTCTGAAACAAGATTATTGACACTAAAGAAAAATACGGAAATTGCGGTTGAATCAGCAACAAGTATGATTCTTGACGATCGTCGAAAAAATCGAAAAGATGAATTCCCTGTGATATTTTCTAACCCTCGCTTTGACGAAGATGTTGAACTCGAGTGGTTTGAAAAGCCAATACTAAAACAACTAAGCAGTAAGGAGCGAAAGTGGGGTTTTTCTCTCGCTTGTTTGGCCGCGAAAGTTCGCCAACAAAACAAATAGAAGTTGAGCCAGTCGAATACAAGGCTTTTGATTTATCAAGAGCGATACAGAGTCTGGTCAATATCGTATTGCTGGCAGAATTGAAAAAGAGATTGATGGTGAAATTAAGAGTCACCGCTTTATTCGTTCAGACGTGCTTTCTAGCCGCGGTGATGCCGATGAATTTATGTTAAAGAAAGCGCAAATGTATATTGACCAAATGAAAGGCAATATTTTCGATTAGTATTCCCTGATTTGATAGATGTCATTAATTGTCGAGCCGTTAGCAGTTATGCTGATGGCTCTTTTTTTGTTCGCATTTATATTAATCGTTTGATTTATGACCTTTTTTTGCGAACTGGTAAGAGCACTTTTAGGGATTAAGGTGTTGTTTGATTACAGTCAAAACGGCAAAATAACTCAAATGTCGCGCTAACGAAATAAACTTTAGTATTTTAGTTACAAAAATACTTGATATAGGTGTTTTCGTTGGTTACAAAAGATTGATCATTGAGCCAATAGTCAAGGAATAGCTATGCAAATTGGTGTGCCAAAAGAAATACTCGCCGGAGAAACGCGAGTGGCTGCATCGCCGAGTTCGGTCGAGCAGCTAATTAAATTGGGTTTCGACGTTGTCGTTGAATCTCAAGCTGGGGAAGCAGCAAGTTTTGAAAATGCAGCTTTTGAAGCTGCAGGAGCAAAAGTAGTATCGAAAGATGATGCTTGGAACTCCGACATCGTATTTAAAGTAAACGCACCAATCGTTAATGACGAGGTTGACGAAATTGCTCAGTTAAATGACGGAGCAACATTAGTGAGCTTTATTTGGCCTGCGCAAAACCCAGAGTTGATGGAACAACTTTCTAGTAAAAACATCAACGTTCTTGCAATGGATGCGGTTCCTCGTATCTCTCGCGCTCAAGCTTTAGATGCATTGTCATCAATGGCGAACATTGCCGGTTACCGTGCTGTTGTTGAAGCAGCTCACGAGTTCGGTCGATTCTTCACTGGTCAAATTACCGCGGCAGGTAAAGTACCACCTGCGAAAGTGCTTGTTGCTGGTGCTGGTGTTTGCCGGTCTTGCTGCAATCGGTGCGGCAGGTAGCCTTGGTGCTATCGTACGTGCATTTGACGTTCGTCCTGAAGTAAAAGAACAAGTTCAGTCAATGGGCGCAGAATTCTTAGAAGTTGATTTCAAAGAAAACTCTGGTTCCGGTGACGGCTATGCAAAAGAAATGTCTGACGAGTTCAACAAGAAAGCGGCTGAGCTATACGCAGCTCAGGCGAAAGACGTTGATATCATCGTGACAACGGCACTAATTCCTGGACGTCCTGCGCCAACGCTAATCACCAAAGAAATGGTTGATAGCATGAAAGCGGGTAGTGTGATTGTTGACCTTGCAGCTGCTAACGGTGGTAACTGTGAATACACTGTGGCCGACCAAGTGATTACAACTGCAAATGGTGTAAAAGTTATCGGTTACACCGATATGGTAGGTCGACTACCGACGCAGTCTTCTCAACTTTATGCGACCAACCTAGTTAACTTGATGAAGCTTCTTTGCAAAGAGAAAGATGGCAACATCAATATCGACTTCGAAGACGTCGTGCTACGTGGCGTGACGGTGGTAAAAGAAGGCGAAGTGACTTGGCCTGCGCCACCAATTCAAGTATCAGCTCAACCAGAGCAAAAACCTAAAGCGGCACCTGCCCCTGCTAAAAAAGTAGACGAGCCAGTTTCACCGATTAAGAAGTTAATCGGCCTTGGTGTTGCTCTTGCTGCATTTGGTTGGATTGCAACGGTTGCTCCGGCTGCATTTCTAGCGCACTTTACCGTATTCGTGTTGTCTTGTGTGGTTGGTTACTATGTGGTTTGGAACGTAACGCACGCACTGCATACACCGCTTATGTCGGTAACTAATGCCATTTCAGGCATTATCGTTGTTGGTGCGTTGCTGCAAATCGGTCAAGGTCATGGCGTGGTGACATTCTTGTCATTTATCGCGGTTCTAATCGCAAGCATCAACATTTTCGGTGGGTTCACCGTGACCAAGCGCATGCTTGAAATGTTCCGTAAAGATAAATAGGAGTAACAGGGAATGTCTGCAGGACTAGTACAAGCAGCTTACATTGTTGCTGCACTATTTTTTATCTTGAGCTTAGCTGGCTTATCAAAGCAAGACTCTGCTCGCTCAGGTAACTATTACGGTATCGCGGGTATGGCGATCGCGTTGATCGCGACGATCTTTGGCCCTGATGCACAAGGTTTTGGCTGGATCATCGTTGCGATGGTGATCGGTGGTGCTATCGGTATTTTCTACGCTAAGAAAGTAGAAATGACTGAAATGCCAGAGCTAGTTGCAATATTGCATAGCTTTGTAGGTTTGGCTGCGGTACTTGTTGGTTACAACAGCTACCTAGATGCACCAGAAATTGCGAACGCTGCTCTACTTGCACCATCTGAGCTACATGCACACCATGTTATTCACCTAGTTGAAGTATTCCTAGGTGTATTCATCGGTGCAGTTACCTTTACGGGTTCAATCGTAGCGTTTGGTAAACTACGTGGCGTGATTTCATCATCACCACTAAATCTACCGCACAAACACAAAATGAACCTTGCGGCGATTGTTGTTTCTACTCTGTTAATGATCTACTTCGTTAAAGCAGATGGCAGCATGTTTGCTCTTATTATCATGACTCTAATCGCATTTGCCTTCGGTTACCACCTAGTTGCTTCAATCGGTGGTGCGGATATGCCAGTTGTGGTTTCGATGCTTAACTCATATTCAGGTT from Vibrio taketomensis encodes:
- a CDS encoding diguanylate cyclase codes for the protein MKILLVDDVQMERMQLAIRLKQLGHVVEMAESGPDALALYPEFQPDLVLLDITMPEMDGFEVSSKIRELYPEWIPIIFLSGHDAPEIIANAIESGGDDYLIKPVDKLVLRAKLTAMQRIAFMRNQLNKKTADLARVNQELEKLASEDGLTKVNNRRNVDKKLKEMISVYGRHGVPMSVILLDVDFFKLYNDNYGHIEGDQCLIQIAATLKELFARNGEVVGRYGGEEFVIILGHSDAYQAELHAQRVKEAILAQAISHEHSKVANVVTVSQGVVTIQPSGRETPDQFYHMADRALYQAKHSGRNCYALYEPSMEQQDIQE
- a CDS encoding sensor domain-containing diguanylate cyclase, whose translation is MSLSMVTSSWFRFLFPVVLLVIIALGMDNVVMLVHANQSVTLHFPYILFGVCILLGHIFKQSRCSMISCAMFIAYWIIQHYLQTPLSTGTTILDLSLLAFALPGACLAIYMFKDSTIRSASFIGYIAILLLMLVWSQLTLNYAIETNFDQYQYPILHVVPEVSKLPFVLVLYLAGIVLLCAIIVLKYNRIVDAAVYSSVLVAAATFIFFHVSYVSSVLFSLAGILLLVSLLSASYELAFNDRLTLIPGRLALESDLKHLGRKYSLAMLDIDHFKSFNDTYGHDTGDDVLKLVASKLREVGGNARVYRYGGEEFTVLFKGKYADEAWDYLEELRQNIESYDLIVRNMDSRPSDNKEGSKKRGKGKKSNTVNLTISIGVADSYEERDTDVVLKAADQALYKAKQNGRNQVVAAA
- a CDS encoding late competence development ComFB family protein produces the protein MQISEDVHNYMENLVGQVLARPEYTEQFDNDQLADLACLALSQLRPVYIRHDIDFLSTLSETRLLTLKKNTEIAVESATSMILDDRRKNRKDEFPVIFSNPRFDEDVELEWFEKPILKQLSSKERKWGFSLACLAAKVRQQNK